One Chordicoccus furentiruminis DNA window includes the following coding sequences:
- a CDS encoding phosphatase PAP2 family protein, which yields MKDIRKKELLSGIVLLSAFVLWTMLIQLVDVQNVGQNGTSVGFATFNVWFHRMTGVHMLIYTITDWLGLVPIIVCMCFGVLGFAQLVKRRSLLKVDPDILLLGVYYVLVILGYLLFEMVPINFRPILIDGNLETSYPSSTTLLVLSVMPTLQYQADRRIRNTAAKQAITVFVLAFSTFMVIGRLISGVHWATDIVGSVFLSFGLYMIYRFVTDYVGQRKMHRQSEASYGVQ from the coding sequence ATGAAAGATATCAGGAAAAAAGAATTGCTGTCGGGAATCGTGTTGTTATCGGCCTTCGTCTTATGGACCATGCTCATTCAGCTTGTTGATGTGCAGAATGTAGGCCAGAACGGAACGTCAGTCGGGTTTGCAACGTTCAATGTGTGGTTCCACAGGATGACAGGCGTCCATATGCTGATCTATACGATTACAGATTGGCTTGGCCTTGTCCCAATCATCGTATGTATGTGCTTCGGTGTGTTGGGATTTGCGCAGCTGGTAAAGCGGAGAAGTCTGCTGAAGGTCGATCCCGACATCCTGCTGTTAGGCGTGTATTATGTGCTGGTCATCCTGGGATATCTGTTGTTTGAGATGGTGCCGATCAATTTCCGGCCGATCCTGATAGACGGAAATCTGGAAACGTCCTATCCGTCATCGACGACCCTTCTGGTGTTGAGTGTGATGCCGACGCTACAGTATCAGGCCGACCGGAGAATCAGAAATACAGCGGCAAAGCAAGCAATAACAGTATTTGTGCTTGCGTTTTCAACGTTTATGGTGATCGGGAGGCTGATCTCAGGTGTACACTGGGCTACAGATATTGTCGGCTCCGTCTTCCTAAGCTTCGGTCTGTATATGATCTACCGCTTCGTGACCGATTATGTCGGTCAAAGGAAAATGCACCGGCAGTCGGAGGCATCATATGGAGTTCAGTGA
- a CDS encoding helix-turn-helix transcriptional regulator: MEFSEKLQELRKSRSLTQEELAEALFVSRTAISKWESGRGYPSIESLKEISRYFSVTIDDLF, encoded by the coding sequence ATGGAGTTCAGTGAAAAACTACAGGAACTACGGAAGAGCAGATCTCTCACACAGGAGGAGCTTGCCGAGGCATTGTTTGTCTCAAGGACAGCCATTTCCAAGTGGGAGTCCGGCAGAGGATATCCGAGCATTGAATCGCTTAAAGAAATCTCCCGGTATTTCTCCGTAACGATCGATGATCTGTTCTGA
- a CDS encoding RNHCP domain-containing protein, protein MNRENKKKSFEKNYYKTHPCNETFVCKVCGKTVVSTGAGSDHRNHCPYCLSSQHLDNEPGDRAADCGGVMEPIAVWVRKNGEWAIIHRCKACGALSSNRIAADDNPMKLMSLAMKPVSSPPFPLERIEEMTRLMGGEGELKW, encoded by the coding sequence ATGAATAGGGAAAACAAGAAAAAATCATTCGAGAAGAATTACTATAAGACACACCCATGCAACGAAACCTTTGTCTGTAAGGTCTGCGGAAAAACCGTTGTATCGACAGGCGCAGGGAGCGATCATCGGAACCATTGCCCGTACTGTCTCTCCAGCCAGCATCTGGATAATGAACCGGGAGACCGGGCGGCAGACTGCGGCGGCGTGATGGAGCCGATTGCGGTATGGGTAAGGAAGAACGGCGAATGGGCCATCATCCATCGCTGTAAGGCATGCGGGGCGTTAAGCTCCAACCGTATCGCAGCCGATGACAATCCTATGAAGTTGATGTCGCTGGCAATGAAGCCCGTCTCTTCTCCTCCATTTCCGCTGGAGCGGATCGAGGAAATGACGCGGCTGATGGGTGGCGAGGGAGAACTGAAGTGGTAA
- a CDS encoding GNAT family N-acetyltransferase: protein MTLETERLILRRWEDSDAESLYEYAKNPDVGPIAGWPAHQSIEESWDVIQNVFNGKEAYAVCLKTDNKAIGAIELKLNGHTDMTERDDECEMGYWLGKPFWGQGIMPEAVKEMLRHAFEDCGMTKVWIGYYEGNTKSKRVQEKCGFRYQWKSEGVDVPLMHEKRTGHVSSMTKDQWQWDRLYAAAIAVRNERKISDYITCGEVSAAILSRSGKIYTGVCIDTCSTLGICAERNAIFNMITNGEQEIDKVIAILPDGSSGAPCGACRELMVQLMPGKYQSIQIMMDYKQERIMTLGELTPEWWIK from the coding sequence ATGACACTGGAAACTGAACGCCTTATCCTGCGTCGCTGGGAGGACAGCGATGCGGAGAGTTTATACGAATACGCGAAAAACCCGGATGTCGGTCCGATCGCGGGATGGCCTGCTCATCAGAGCATTGAGGAAAGCTGGGACGTGATACAGAATGTCTTTAACGGCAAAGAGGCTTATGCTGTTTGCCTGAAAACCGATAACAAAGCCATCGGCGCAATCGAATTGAAGCTGAACGGTCACACAGATATGACCGAGCGTGATGATGAATGCGAGATGGGCTACTGGCTGGGGAAGCCGTTTTGGGGTCAGGGTATCATGCCGGAGGCGGTAAAGGAAATGCTCCGTCATGCCTTTGAAGATTGCGGAATGACGAAGGTCTGGATCGGCTATTATGAAGGCAACACCAAATCGAAACGTGTCCAGGAGAAATGCGGGTTCCGCTACCAGTGGAAATCAGAAGGCGTAGATGTACCGCTGATGCATGAAAAACGGACAGGCCATGTAAGCAGCATGACCAAAGACCAGTGGCAATGGGACAGGCTGTACGCCGCCGCCATCGCAGTACGAAACGAACGCAAGATTTCAGATTACATCACCTGCGGCGAGGTTTCGGCAGCCATTCTTTCAAGATCAGGGAAGATTTATACAGGCGTTTGTATCGATACTTGCTCCACGCTGGGCATCTGCGCAGAGCGGAATGCCATCTTTAACATGATTACAAACGGAGAACAGGAAATCGACAAGGTGATCGCCATTTTACCGGACGGTTCCAGTGGCGCACCCTGCGGAGCCTGCCGTGAACTAATGGTTCAGCTTATGCCTGGGAAATACCAAAGCATCCAGATCATGATGGATTACAAACAGGAAAGAATCATGACTCTGGGTGAACTGACGCCTGAGTGGTGGATTAAGTGA